The Longimicrobium sp. genome has a segment encoding these proteins:
- a CDS encoding lytic transglycosylase domain-containing protein — translation MSEYESRPVPRMKEREPRGNDFRSLIRSRAVQAMLLATAAVQVGVVATGGLDTKDGRERRSLVRTAIKEGVALKLPAVVVKTPTPPLLADNDGPVTAQSLAAVYRRKGFTISDKLAQEIYAAAVKNDIDPRIAFGLVRTESEFKDYATSHVGAIGLTQLMIPTARWFKKGVTEDQLRDSATNLEIGFRYLKELIDRYHGDVELALTAYNRGTGTVDRVLKRGGDPDNGYAGKVLNR, via the coding sequence TTGAGCGAGTACGAGAGCCGCCCCGTGCCGCGGATGAAGGAGCGCGAGCCCCGGGGCAACGACTTTCGGTCGCTGATCCGCTCACGCGCCGTTCAGGCGATGCTGCTGGCCACCGCCGCCGTGCAGGTGGGTGTGGTGGCTACGGGCGGCCTTGACACGAAGGATGGCAGGGAGCGCCGCAGCCTGGTTCGTACCGCCATCAAGGAGGGAGTGGCCCTGAAGCTGCCCGCCGTGGTGGTCAAGACCCCGACTCCGCCCCTGCTCGCTGACAACGACGGGCCCGTTACCGCCCAGTCCCTGGCCGCGGTGTACCGCCGCAAGGGCTTCACCATCTCCGACAAGCTGGCCCAAGAGATCTACGCGGCCGCGGTGAAGAACGACATCGACCCGCGCATCGCGTTCGGGCTGGTGAGGACGGAGAGCGAGTTCAAGGACTACGCGACCAGCCACGTCGGCGCCATCGGCCTCACGCAGCTGATGATTCCCACGGCGCGGTGGTTCAAGAAGGGCGTCACCGAAGACCAGCTGCGCGACTCGGCTACCAACCTGGAGATCGGCTTCCGCTACCTGAAGGAGCTGATCGACCGCTACCACGGCGACGTGGAACTGGCGCTGACGGCCTACAACCGCGGCACGGGCACGGTAGACCGGGTGCTCAAGCGCGGCGGCGACCCCGACAACGGCTACGCCGGCAAGGTGCTGAACCGCTGA
- a CDS encoding ferredoxin family protein: MPYVIAEPCIGTKDASCVEVCPVDCIYEANDQYYINPDECIDCGACEPECPVQAIFPDTDVPPEWSDYIERNRVLSEG; encoded by the coding sequence ATGCCCTACGTGATCGCGGAACCCTGCATCGGCACCAAGGACGCCAGCTGCGTCGAGGTCTGTCCGGTGGATTGCATCTACGAGGCGAACGACCAGTACTACATCAATCCCGACGAGTGCATCGACTGCGGCGCCTGCGAGCCCGAGTGCCCCGTGCAGGCCATCTTTCCCGACACGGACGTGCCGCCCGAGTGGTCGGACTACATCGAACGGAACCGGGTACTTTCCGAGGGCTGA
- a CDS encoding alpha/beta hydrolase: MPNALTLTRFEIRSSDGGPPIRGDVRVRAGHRPTAAVVICHGFKGFRAANFFPNLARAVAAHGFAAVTFDFTRNGVGPDGVDFSALHLFAEQTHSRNVNEIRQVLDAVCSGVLVPRKPRRIGLFGHSRGGGEAILAAAENSRVDALVTWAAIADVASRWSDEHLATWRSGGTVHVENTRTKQMMPVGPEYWRDYEDNRERLDIGAAAARVSAPWMIVHGDADATVPVDEGQALFDAAGEAAELLVIEGGDHTFGSSHPYPGATPELRTAADATLDWFGTHLA; the protein is encoded by the coding sequence ATGCCCAACGCACTGACGCTCACCCGATTCGAAATCCGCTCGTCCGACGGCGGGCCGCCCATCCGCGGCGACGTGCGCGTGCGGGCGGGGCACCGGCCCACCGCCGCGGTCGTCATCTGCCATGGCTTCAAGGGCTTCCGCGCGGCGAACTTCTTTCCCAACCTGGCCCGCGCCGTGGCGGCCCACGGCTTTGCGGCGGTGACGTTCGACTTCACGCGGAACGGTGTGGGGCCGGACGGCGTCGACTTCTCCGCGCTGCACCTGTTCGCCGAGCAGACGCACTCGCGCAACGTCAACGAAATCCGCCAGGTGCTGGACGCCGTGTGCAGCGGCGTCCTCGTTCCGCGCAAGCCGCGCAGGATCGGGCTGTTCGGCCACTCGCGCGGCGGGGGCGAGGCCATCCTGGCCGCTGCGGAAAACTCCCGCGTGGACGCCCTGGTCACCTGGGCCGCCATCGCCGACGTGGCCTCGCGCTGGAGCGACGAGCACCTCGCCACGTGGCGCTCGGGGGGCACCGTGCACGTCGAGAACACGCGGACGAAGCAGATGATGCCGGTCGGCCCCGAGTACTGGCGCGACTACGAGGACAACCGCGAGCGGCTGGACATCGGGGCCGCGGCGGCCCGCGTGTCCGCGCCCTGGATGATCGTGCACGGCGACGCCGACGCGACGGTGCCGGTTGACGAGGGGCAGGCCCTCTTCGACGCGGCGGGCGAGGCCGCCGAGCTGCTGGTAATCGAGGGCGGCGACCACACCTTCGGCAGCAGCCACCCGTACCCGGGCGCCACCCCCGAGCTGCGAACCGCCGCCGACGCCACGCTGGACTGGTTCGGCACACACCTCGCATAG
- a CDS encoding DR2241 family protein, protein MSDAPEVRGSHAPGGMAAAREALVAWVNEEPAGRVFLQVRLLHMGEGRYEIRHVRDVRRSLESLETVTDDPYAAIELGQTTNSGDHRPLKTSPNLRQGWVLVDLDARALWTALDYLYPACALHWHAGRQSTLRVTHWSEVAARQTGMYGAVKLLPPAVVRNTVRACCGDEVCLRRVAWDVDEETPLALPPEGEAEGERVPCPEACSMFISFARQVLVQERAPRLELPGLGRLAAEEIEQVRSVVAAAATGQSHLAREGEFGDPTNVRRMRYLALRLAEEKERVGELPAAELPCEGCPKAVPCKGCPMV, encoded by the coding sequence GTGTCTGACGCGCCGGAGGTGCGCGGGTCGCACGCGCCGGGCGGGATGGCCGCCGCGCGCGAGGCGCTGGTGGCGTGGGTGAACGAGGAGCCGGCGGGGCGCGTGTTCCTGCAGGTGCGCCTCCTTCACATGGGCGAGGGACGATACGAGATCCGCCACGTCCGCGATGTGCGGCGCTCGCTGGAGTCGCTGGAAACGGTGACGGACGACCCGTACGCCGCCATCGAGCTCGGCCAGACGACCAACTCCGGCGACCACCGCCCGCTGAAGACGTCGCCCAACCTGCGGCAGGGCTGGGTGCTGGTGGATCTGGATGCGCGGGCGCTGTGGACGGCGCTGGACTACCTGTACCCGGCGTGCGCGCTGCACTGGCACGCGGGGCGCCAATCCACGCTGCGGGTGACGCACTGGAGCGAGGTGGCGGCGCGGCAGACCGGCATGTACGGCGCGGTGAAGCTGCTTCCTCCCGCGGTGGTGCGGAACACGGTGCGCGCCTGCTGCGGCGACGAGGTGTGCCTGCGGCGCGTGGCGTGGGACGTGGACGAGGAGACGCCGCTCGCGCTGCCGCCGGAAGGGGAGGCCGAGGGTGAGCGGGTGCCGTGTCCCGAGGCGTGCTCAATGTTCATCTCCTTTGCCCGGCAGGTGCTGGTGCAGGAGCGCGCGCCGCGGCTGGAGCTGCCCGGGCTGGGGCGGCTGGCAGCGGAAGAGATCGAGCAGGTGAGGTCGGTGGTGGCCGCGGCGGCGACGGGGCAGAGCCACCTGGCGCGCGAGGGCGAGTTCGGCGACCCCACGAACGTGCGGCGGATGCGGTACCTGGCGCTGCGGCTTGCGGAGGAAAAGGAGCGCGTCGGCGAGCTGCCCGCCGCCGAGCTTCCGTGCGAGGGGTGCCCGAAGGCGGTGCCGTGCAAGGGCTGCCCGATGGTGTGA
- a CDS encoding CbiX/SirB N-terminal domain-containing protein: protein MQALIIIGHGSHLNAESSAPVYAHAAAIRRTGVFDEVRECFWKEEPSMREVFDLVEADEVYVVPLFISEGYFTEEVIPRELGLSGPAPSVTRKLGKTIHYTGPVGTHPSMAEMILRRAEETAGLDAERARRAGLIIIGHGTERNSNSSEVIYRVSRQAGEAGVFGHVKTGFLDQEPEVGDVLDGMEEDTVVLVPFFVAEGWHTQETIPDDLGINRPAVTTVTEKDGKVIFYAAPVGTFPEIAEIVLQRAREAGAQVPDGVRVSEAAGV, encoded by the coding sequence TTGCAGGCTTTGATCATCATCGGCCACGGCTCGCACCTGAACGCCGAGAGCAGCGCGCCCGTCTACGCCCACGCCGCGGCCATCCGCCGCACGGGCGTGTTCGACGAGGTGCGCGAGTGCTTCTGGAAGGAAGAGCCCTCCATGCGCGAGGTGTTCGACCTTGTGGAGGCCGACGAGGTGTACGTGGTTCCCCTCTTCATCTCCGAGGGCTACTTCACCGAAGAGGTGATTCCCCGCGAGTTGGGGCTTTCCGGCCCGGCCCCGTCCGTCACCCGCAAGCTGGGGAAGACCATCCACTACACCGGCCCGGTGGGAACCCACCCGTCCATGGCGGAAATGATCCTGCGCCGCGCGGAGGAAACCGCGGGGCTCGATGCGGAGCGGGCGCGCCGGGCGGGGCTGATCATCATCGGCCACGGCACGGAGCGGAACAGCAACTCGTCGGAGGTCATCTACCGCGTCAGCCGCCAGGCCGGCGAGGCGGGGGTGTTCGGCCATGTGAAGACGGGCTTCCTGGACCAGGAGCCCGAAGTGGGTGACGTGCTGGACGGGATGGAGGAAGACACGGTGGTGCTCGTGCCCTTCTTCGTCGCCGAGGGCTGGCACACTCAGGAAACGATTCCCGACGACCTGGGGATCAACCGCCCGGCGGTGACCACGGTGACGGAAAAGGACGGCAAGGTGATCTTCTACGCCGCGCCGGTCGGCACCTTCCCGGAGATCGCCGAGATCGTGCTGCAGCGTGCACGCGAGGCGGGGGCGCAGGTGCCGGACGGCGTTCGCGTAAGCGAGGCCGCGGGTGTCTGA
- a CDS encoding trimeric intracellular cation channel family protein — MIPYFLDLLGVFVFAISGALAAGRKSLDLLGVVVIAVVTAVGGGTVRDLLLDRHPIFWISDPAYIVVITVAALATVAWTRRFRPPHNTLLIADALGLALFAIAGAQVAQDAGLSAPLVVMMGAVTGSAGGMVRDVLTNEIPLILRPEMDLYVTAAMAGIGLYLVLEAIGAPRAPAALTGMRPSPCCASSPSTVAFAFPSSACRRRRGIANRRWPAWGPAYRIPALAPMNGRRAETSIINFISRWQRPRKQVAYTAIVDYNPVPRRATGGGCMLPLLPAVIVSPLGITPHGTSQHNRRGARSGRGRSPQAYRGTGR; from the coding sequence GTGATCCCGTACTTCCTGGACCTGCTCGGCGTGTTCGTGTTCGCCATCAGCGGCGCGCTGGCGGCGGGGCGCAAGAGCCTGGACCTGCTGGGCGTGGTGGTGATCGCGGTGGTCACCGCGGTGGGCGGCGGCACCGTTCGCGACCTGCTGCTGGACCGGCACCCCATCTTCTGGATCTCCGATCCGGCCTATATCGTCGTCATCACCGTGGCCGCGCTCGCCACCGTGGCGTGGACGCGGCGCTTTCGCCCGCCGCACAACACGCTGCTGATCGCCGACGCGCTGGGGCTGGCACTGTTTGCCATCGCGGGCGCGCAGGTGGCGCAGGATGCGGGGCTTTCCGCGCCGCTCGTCGTGATGATGGGCGCCGTTACGGGATCCGCCGGCGGCATGGTGCGCGACGTGCTCACCAACGAGATCCCGCTGATTCTGCGCCCCGAGATGGACCTGTACGTCACCGCGGCCATGGCGGGCATCGGATTGTACCTGGTCCTGGAGGCCATCGGTGCGCCGCGCGCGCCCGCGGCGCTCACCGGAATGCGGCCATCGCCCTGCTGCGCTTCCTCGCCATCCACCGTGGCCTTCGCCTTCCCGTCTTCAGCCTGCCGCCGGAGAAGGGGAATCGCTAACCGGCGGTGGCCCGCATGGGGTCCGGCCTACCGGATACCCGCCCTGGCACCGATGAACGGCCGGCGTGCGGAAACCTCTATCATCAACTTCATCTCCCGGTGGCAACGGCCGCGCAAACAGGTGGCGTACACGGCCATCGTCGATTACAATCCGGTACCGCGTCGGGCAACCGGCGGTGGATGCATGCTCCCGCTTCTGCCCGCCGTAATCGTCTCTCCCCTCGGGATCACCCCGCATGGAACCAGTCAGCACAATCGTCGCGGCGCTCGCAGCGGGCGCGGCCGCAGCCCTCAAGCCTACCGCGGAACAGGCCGTTAA
- a CDS encoding DMT family transporter yields MQGRDGLGEAAESDAGIGAEATAPVPGWGWTEAALAMMVFVWGVNFAVVKHALGVFEPLAFNALRFVVASVLVFAVLSLRGQFSLPGREDLPRVIALGLLGNVMYQMCFILGLDRTRAGHASLMLALTPIMTAFLSMLTGHEKPGPRTWGGASLSILGVALVSGASLRVEGREALVGDAILVTASAAWACYTVGARPIVRKYGSIRTTAWTLWVGAVGLMVAGIPALSRQDWGAVDGRAWGGMLFSATFAIGLAYLIWYRGVERIGNTRTAIYSNLTPVVALLAGTVLLNERPSALALAGAALTLGGVMIVRTDPGSAG; encoded by the coding sequence ATGCAGGGAAGAGACGGGCTGGGCGAGGCCGCGGAGAGCGACGCGGGGATCGGCGCGGAGGCGACGGCGCCGGTGCCGGGATGGGGATGGACGGAAGCCGCGCTGGCGATGATGGTGTTCGTCTGGGGCGTGAACTTCGCCGTGGTGAAGCACGCGCTCGGCGTGTTCGAGCCGCTGGCGTTCAACGCCCTGCGCTTCGTGGTCGCCTCGGTGCTGGTGTTCGCGGTGCTCTCCCTGCGCGGCCAGTTCTCCCTGCCCGGCCGCGAAGACCTGCCGCGGGTGATCGCGCTGGGGCTGCTGGGCAACGTGATGTACCAGATGTGCTTCATCCTGGGGCTGGACCGCACCCGGGCCGGGCACGCCAGCCTGATGCTGGCGCTTACGCCCATCATGACGGCGTTCCTCTCCATGCTCACGGGGCACGAGAAGCCGGGGCCGCGCACCTGGGGCGGCGCGTCGCTCTCGATCCTGGGCGTGGCGCTGGTCAGCGGGGCCAGCCTGCGCGTCGAGGGGCGCGAGGCGCTGGTCGGCGACGCCATCCTGGTGACCGCGTCGGCCGCGTGGGCGTGCTACACCGTGGGCGCGCGGCCCATCGTGCGAAAGTACGGCAGCATCCGCACGACGGCGTGGACGCTGTGGGTGGGGGCCGTCGGGCTGATGGTGGCGGGAATCCCCGCCCTGTCGCGCCAGGACTGGGGCGCGGTGGACGGGCGGGCGTGGGGCGGCATGCTCTTTTCGGCGACCTTCGCCATCGGCCTGGCGTACCTGATCTGGTATCGCGGGGTGGAGCGGATCGGGAACACACGCACGGCGATCTACAGCAACCTCACGCCCGTGGTGGCGCTGCTGGCCGGGACGGTGCTGCTGAACGAGCGCCCCTCGGCCCTGGCGCTGGCGGGAGCCGCGCTGACGCTGGGCGGCGTGATGATCGTCCGCACCGACCCCGGCTCGGCGGGATAG
- a CDS encoding nuclear transport factor 2 family protein, translated as MRKLVLLAAIVLLAARPAHGQTAADSAAIRQTALDYIEGWYAGDHERMARSLHPELAKRLVRTDAQSGASDIRDMGASELVMQTRRGGGRDVPGDRQRKDVAILDIFEGTASVRVDAATWIDYMHIARANGRWQTINVLWALRPEPRTP; from the coding sequence ATGCGCAAGCTCGTTCTTCTCGCCGCGATTGTCCTCCTGGCCGCTCGCCCGGCGCACGGCCAGACCGCCGCGGACTCGGCCGCCATCCGCCAGACGGCGCTGGACTACATCGAGGGCTGGTACGCGGGCGACCACGAGCGGATGGCGCGCTCGCTCCATCCCGAGCTGGCCAAGCGCCTGGTGCGCACCGACGCCCAGAGCGGCGCCAGCGACATTCGCGACATGGGTGCTTCGGAGCTGGTGATGCAGACGCGGCGGGGCGGCGGGCGCGACGTTCCGGGAGATCGCCAGCGGAAGGACGTGGCCATCCTCGACATTTTCGAGGGCACGGCGAGCGTGCGCGTGGACGCCGCCACGTGGATCGACTACATGCACATTGCCCGGGCGAACGGCCGCTGGCAGACCATCAACGTGCTGTGGGCGCTGAGGCCGGAGCCGCGGACGCCATAG
- a CDS encoding zinc-dependent metalloprotease — protein MRSRLWLGFLAAAVVSASCAPKAATPAARPTPRADGEAPAAAPSGGSAGASSGASGASAGGGSAARGPRPYAQVVPARAVTDTGAITVHKVDERWLLEVPDSLFRRDFLLVGRIAAVPANFGAFLPAGVSVQERLVRWERQGDRVILRSIGAEAVAADSLPIAQAVASNYLGAILAAFPVAAYGRDSAAVVDVTEFFGGDTPALSGLTTAQREQYKVRRLDPARSFVNAVRSYPLNVEVRHTQTFEATAPPSDRSGGALTLEMRQSLVLLPREPMRPRFADPRAGFFGVERINYGLDEQKAATESFIARWRLEPRDPAAYARGELVEPVKPIIYYIDPATPARWRPYVRMGVEDWSRVFEKAGFRNAVRAMDPPTNDPEWDPEDIRYSVVRWSASTTRNAQGPSTVDPRSGEIIESDIVWYHNHMRSYRNRLMIETGAANPAARTLDIPEELMGETMRQVITHEVGHALGLPHNMIASSSFPVDSLRSVSFTRRYGVSATIMDYARQNYIAQPGDGLAAKDFIRRLGPWDEFIIEWGYRVFPDAPTPESERPRLDRMLSNPSGPMPYRYLPQYLSGIDPRSQTEDLGDDPVAATTYALANLRRVVPNLPAWTARAGETDEDLTELYRETVGMWRTYMGHVASIIGGVSVDPRTAVQPGAVYAPVPRARQQRALAFLAENAIDTPEWMAPAAITSRTGPSPLPQAQAAIVQALLDPRRLDRLSMSQEMSASAYPVDDYLADLRRVVWAGRTPDANLRGVQRVYLDRLASLVNPAAPQAAPPGGGEGPSEPPSPLLAPLNVARSDLPALARGELRSIRAAAQANAAGGTGIQRAHWADVVARIDEILEPTNR, from the coding sequence GTGCGAAGCAGACTCTGGTTGGGTTTCCTGGCCGCGGCGGTGGTTTCGGCGTCGTGCGCGCCCAAGGCCGCCACCCCCGCGGCGCGGCCCACGCCGCGCGCTGACGGCGAGGCCCCCGCGGCCGCACCCTCCGGCGGTTCCGCGGGTGCATCGTCGGGTGCGTCGGGTGCGTCGGCTGGAGGCGGCTCCGCGGCCCGCGGGCCGCGTCCGTACGCGCAGGTGGTGCCCGCGCGGGCGGTGACCGACACCGGCGCCATCACCGTGCACAAGGTGGACGAGCGGTGGCTGCTGGAGGTCCCGGATTCGCTCTTCCGCCGCGACTTCCTGCTGGTGGGCCGCATCGCCGCGGTGCCCGCCAACTTCGGCGCCTTCCTTCCGGCGGGCGTGAGCGTGCAGGAGCGGCTGGTGCGGTGGGAGCGGCAGGGCGACCGCGTGATCCTTCGCTCGATCGGCGCCGAGGCCGTGGCGGCCGACTCGCTTCCCATCGCCCAGGCGGTGGCCAGCAACTACCTGGGCGCCATCCTGGCCGCCTTTCCCGTGGCGGCGTACGGGCGCGACAGCGCGGCGGTGGTGGACGTCACCGAGTTCTTCGGTGGCGACACGCCGGCGCTCAGCGGTCTCACGACGGCGCAGCGCGAGCAGTACAAGGTGCGCCGGCTGGACCCCGCGCGCAGCTTCGTCAACGCCGTGCGCAGCTATCCACTGAACGTGGAGGTGCGCCACACGCAGACCTTCGAGGCCACGGCCCCGCCGTCCGACCGCAGCGGCGGCGCGCTGACGCTGGAGATGCGGCAGTCGCTGGTGCTGCTTCCGCGCGAGCCCATGCGCCCGCGCTTCGCGGACCCGCGCGCCGGCTTCTTCGGGGTGGAGCGCATCAACTACGGGCTCGACGAGCAGAAGGCGGCCACGGAAAGCTTCATCGCGCGGTGGCGGCTGGAGCCCCGCGATCCCGCGGCGTACGCGCGGGGCGAGCTGGTGGAGCCGGTGAAGCCCATCATCTACTACATCGACCCGGCCACGCCGGCCCGCTGGCGGCCGTACGTGCGGATGGGCGTGGAAGACTGGAGCCGGGTGTTCGAAAAAGCCGGCTTCCGCAACGCCGTCCGCGCGATGGACCCGCCGACGAACGACCCGGAGTGGGACCCGGAAGACATCCGCTACTCCGTCGTCCGCTGGTCGGCCAGCACCACGCGCAACGCGCAGGGCCCCAGCACGGTAGACCCGCGCTCGGGCGAGATCATCGAGAGCGACATCGTGTGGTACCACAACCACATGCGCAGCTACCGCAACCGGCTGATGATCGAGACGGGCGCCGCCAACCCCGCGGCCCGCACCCTCGACATCCCCGAGGAGCTGATGGGCGAAACCATGCGCCAGGTGATCACCCACGAGGTGGGCCACGCGCTGGGGCTGCCCCACAACATGATCGCCTCGTCGTCGTTCCCGGTGGATTCGCTGCGCAGCGTGAGCTTCACGCGGCGGTACGGCGTGTCGGCCACCATCATGGACTACGCCCGGCAGAACTACATCGCGCAGCCGGGCGACGGGCTCGCCGCCAAGGACTTCATCCGGCGCCTGGGGCCGTGGGACGAGTTCATCATCGAGTGGGGCTACCGCGTGTTCCCCGACGCGCCCACCCCGGAGTCGGAGCGCCCGCGGCTGGACCGGATGCTTTCGAACCCGTCCGGGCCCATGCCGTACCGCTACCTGCCGCAGTACCTGTCGGGCATCGACCCGCGCTCGCAGACCGAGGACCTGGGCGACGACCCGGTGGCGGCGACGACGTACGCGCTGGCCAACCTGCGCCGCGTGGTTCCCAACCTGCCCGCGTGGACGGCCCGCGCCGGCGAAACCGACGAGGACCTGACGGAGCTGTACCGCGAAACGGTGGGGATGTGGCGCACGTACATGGGCCACGTGGCCAGCATCATCGGCGGCGTGTCCGTGGATCCGCGGACGGCCGTGCAGCCCGGCGCCGTATACGCGCCTGTGCCCCGCGCCCGGCAGCAGCGCGCGCTGGCCTTCCTGGCGGAGAACGCCATCGATACGCCGGAGTGGATGGCCCCCGCCGCCATCACCTCGCGCACGGGGCCGTCGCCGCTGCCGCAGGCGCAGGCCGCCATCGTACAGGCGCTGCTGGACCCGCGCCGGCTGGACCGCCTTTCGATGAGCCAGGAGATGAGCGCCTCGGCGTACCCGGTGGACGACTACCTGGCTGACCTGCGCCGCGTGGTGTGGGCGGGGCGCACCCCCGACGCCAACCTGCGCGGGGTGCAGCGGGTGTACCTGGACCGCCTGGCCTCGCTGGTGAACCCGGCCGCGCCGCAGGCCGCGCCCCCGGGCGGGGGTGAGGGGCCCAGCGAGCCCCCGTCGCCGCTGCTGGCGCCGCTGAACGTGGCCCGTAGCGACCTGCCGGCGCTGGCCCGCGGCGAGCTGCGCTCCATCCGCGCCGCCGCCCAGGCCAACGCCGCAGGTGGCACCGGCATCCAGCGCGCCCACTGGGCCGACGTGGTCGCCCGCATCGACGAGATCCTGGAGCCCACCAACCGGTAG
- a CDS encoding SET domain-containing protein translates to MSNRPLNAEQYLAVRSSAIHGRGVYARRAIPAGTRIIEYRGEHISVDEAEARYPDDFSGPHHTFLFALEDGTIVDAAYRGNRARWINHSCSPNCETVIEDGRIWVESIRDIAAGEELSYDYNIILDARHTPAMKKRFPCVCGAPGCRGTLLGRKR, encoded by the coding sequence ATGTCGAACCGTCCCCTGAACGCAGAGCAGTACCTGGCGGTGCGATCGTCCGCCATCCATGGCCGCGGGGTGTACGCGCGCCGGGCCATTCCCGCCGGCACGCGCATCATCGAATACCGCGGCGAGCACATTTCGGTGGACGAGGCCGAGGCGCGCTACCCGGACGACTTTTCGGGCCCGCACCACACCTTTCTGTTCGCGCTGGAGGACGGGACCATCGTCGACGCCGCGTACCGGGGCAACCGGGCGAGGTGGATCAACCACTCCTGCAGCCCCAACTGCGAAACGGTGATCGAGGACGGGCGGATCTGGGTGGAAAGCATCCGCGACATCGCCGCGGGCGAGGAGCTTTCGTACGACTACAACATCATTCTCGACGCGCGCCACACCCCCGCCATGAAGAAGCGCTTTCCCTGCGTCTGCGGCGCACCCGGGTGCCGCGGCACGCTGCTGGGCAGGAAGCGCTGA
- a CDS encoding PilZ domain-containing protein produces the protein MADDAAAPAERYNPRRTFIRHTAGVPLEVTCVPGSPASTLQSVNVSTGGLSFVSDEHHALGAIIQVRIPTVDPPFEARARVVWIKPEGDGYCVGVEFLDANDAFRSRMVEQVCAIEQYRGEVLENEGRELTPQDAAAEWIGRFAGRFPDA, from the coding sequence ATGGCTGACGATGCGGCGGCGCCCGCTGAGCGCTACAACCCCCGCCGGACCTTCATCCGCCACACCGCGGGCGTTCCGCTGGAGGTGACCTGCGTGCCGGGGAGCCCCGCCTCCACGCTGCAGAGCGTGAACGTCAGCACGGGCGGGCTCTCGTTCGTTTCCGACGAGCACCACGCGCTCGGGGCGATCATCCAGGTCCGCATCCCCACGGTCGATCCCCCGTTCGAGGCGCGCGCCCGGGTGGTGTGGATCAAGCCCGAGGGTGACGGATACTGCGTGGGGGTGGAGTTCCTGGACGCGAACGACGCGTTCCGTTCGAGGATGGTGGAGCAGGTGTGCGCCATCGAGCAGTACCGGGGCGAGGTCCTGGAGAACGAGGGGCGCGAGCTCACCCCGCAGGACGCCGCCGCGGAGTGGATCGGGCGGTTCGCCGGCCGCTTTCCCGACGCGTAG
- a CDS encoding class I SAM-dependent methyltransferase, with product MSAADFYDALAPSYHLNYADWEAGIARQAAALHAVLGARGVAPGSTVLDAACGVGTQSLGLAALGYRVTGSDLSPGAVARARTEAEARGLSITFGVADLRALADVHARAFDVVIACDNAIPHLLSDAEIEAAFGQMWRCTTPGGTCLVSVRDYDAIHRAGVQSRPPVVHAGGEGLRILFQVWEFHGQHYDLAMYVVHDTREQPPSVQVMRTRYYAVGIGTLMEAMRRAGFEDVQRLDEPFYQPIVIGRRPG from the coding sequence GTGTCTGCCGCGGACTTCTACGACGCGCTGGCACCTTCGTACCACCTGAACTACGCCGACTGGGAGGCCGGCATCGCCCGGCAGGCGGCGGCGCTCCACGCCGTGCTCGGCGCCCGCGGCGTGGCCCCGGGAAGCACGGTGCTGGACGCCGCCTGCGGGGTGGGAACCCAGAGCCTGGGGCTGGCGGCGCTGGGATACCGCGTCACGGGGTCCGACCTCTCGCCTGGCGCGGTGGCGCGGGCGCGTACGGAGGCGGAGGCGCGCGGCCTGAGCATCACGTTCGGCGTGGCGGACCTGCGCGCCCTGGCCGACGTGCACGCCCGCGCGTTCGACGTGGTGATCGCCTGCGACAACGCGATCCCCCACCTGCTCTCCGACGCCGAGATCGAGGCCGCCTTCGGGCAGATGTGGCGCTGCACCACGCCCGGCGGAACCTGCCTGGTTTCCGTGCGCGACTACGACGCCATCCACCGCGCCGGCGTGCAGTCGCGGCCACCGGTGGTGCACGCCGGCGGGGAAGGCCTCCGCATCCTCTTCCAGGTCTGGGAATTCCACGGCCAGCACTACGACCTGGCCATGTACGTCGTCCACGACACGCGGGAGCAGCCGCCCTCGGTGCAGGTGATGAGGACGCGCTATTACGCCGTCGGGATCGGCACGCTGATGGAGGCCATGCGGCGGGCCGGGTTCGAAGACGTCCAGCGGCTGGACGAGCCTTTCTACCAGCCGATCGTGATCGGCCGCCGCCCGGGCTGA